One window from the genome of Sebastes umbrosus isolate fSebUmb1 chromosome 12, fSebUmb1.pri, whole genome shotgun sequence encodes:
- the LOC119498362 gene encoding transmembrane protein 200C translates to MIATGGLLRMNRRNDSLRSKNRAENKRKRKSKKKKKNDVVVVKGKLNLCSPAGFVAGVGVIVLMVGISMAVLGYWPSQNQQQYQERRRTGGYHNNRMSYSKSLPVSSNFTRNKLPSGQTRLLNQSHSNSSAPQCGFLCDFLNNYLYSDNLKVFGPLVMGIGIFLFICANAVLHENRDKKTKIINLRDIYSTVIDLHSIRSKEYSPLNGMVNYTQARSAEGPSGAFPASGMLTRDSWPSTGLQGELGGDDVFRRPSLASRPRSWSRDVQTFTDTVYSIYKDYSNSGEQAPQPRQWETTSIVTSSVNAFTLPVIKLNNCEVEESERAEAEGRSEEGVVIEAAAEAISEEGQASSGQTDETDANGMDASTTDSPPPNQSHEDLTIADQQGAPQAQPEWTQLFPPSPVARAMGSRLSLNSLTDQPRSARRCSLSVSVGRQGDRARRFSCPRLERSNSKGYIKLADLGGESFEAPDTDTSLDMATEQEVATDADAAAEEEAQGEDDLVTPSTSAES, encoded by the coding sequence ATGATAGCCACGGGTGGCCTGCTGCGCATGAACAGGCGCAATGATTCCTTGCGCTCTAAGAACCGGGCAGAAAACAAACGGAAGCGGAAAtccaagaaaaagaagaagaacgacgtggtggtggtgaaggggAAGCTCAACTTGTGCTCCCCGGCCGGTTTTGTGGCTGGAGTGGGAGTTATAGTTCTCATGGTGGGGATTTCCATGGCGGTGCTGGGCTACTGGCCCAGCCAGAACCAGCAGCAGTACCAGGAGCGCCGCAGGACTGGAGGATACCACAACAACAGGATGAgctactccaaaagtctgcctGTTTCCTCTAACTTCACCCGTAATAAGCTGCCCTCCGGACAGACACGTTTACTCAACCAGAGCCATTCTAACAGCAGCGCCCCTCAATGTGGCTTCCTGTGTGACTTCCTGAACAATTACCTGTACTCAGACAATCTGAAAGTCTTCGGACCGCTGGTGATGGGGATCGGCATTTTCCTCTTCATCTGCGCCAACGCAGTCCTCCACGAAAACCGAGACAAGAAAACCAAAATCATCAACCTGAGGGACATCTACTCCACTGTTATAGATCTACACAGCATAAGGTCAAAGGAGTACTCGCCTCTGAACGGTATGGTGAACTACACTCAGGCGAGGAGCGCCGAGGGCCCGTCGGGCGCATTCCCTGCAAGTGGGATGCTTACTCGCGACTCCTGGCCCTCCACTGGACTCCAGGGCGAGTTGGGCGGCGATGATGTGTTCAGACGCCCGTCGTTGGCCAGCAGGCCTCGGAGCTGGTCCAGAGATGTCCAGACCTTCACGGATACCGTTTACAGCATCTACAAAGACTACAGCAATAGCGGCGAGCAGGCGCCTCAGCCCCGCCAGTGGGAGACCACCTCCATCGTAACCTCCTCCGTGAACGCTTTCACGCTCCCTGTGATCAAACTGAACAACTGTGAGGTGGAGGAGTCTGAGAGGGCGGAGGCAGAGGGGCGCTCGGAGGAAGGGGTGGTTATTGAGGCTGCCGCCGAAGCAATCAGCGAGGAAGGGCAAGCCAGCAGCGGCCAGACTGACGAGACGGACGCCAACGGGATGGACGCCTCGACGACAGATTCCCCGCCGCCCAATCAGAGCCACGAGGACTTAACCATAGCTGACCAACAGGGGGCGCCGCAGGCTCAACCAGAGTGGACCCAGCTGTTTCCTCCATCACCTGTTGCCAGGGCGATGGGGTCACGGCTTTCGCTCAACTCCCTCACGGATCAGCCCAGGTCTGCACGCCGCTGCAGCTTGTCTGTGTCTGTGGGTCGTCAAGGCGACAGAGCCAGACGCTTCAGCTGCCCTCGTCTGGAGCGCTCCAACAGTAAGGGCTACATCAAACTGGCTGACTTGGGAGGCGAGTCCTTCGAAGCCCCCGACACGGACACTTCTTTAGATATGGCCACCGAGCAGGAAGTAGCAACAGACGCAGACGCAGCAGCGGAGGAAGAAGCTCAGGGAGAGGACGATCTGGTGACACCCAGCACCTCTGCAGAATCCTAG